A window of the Narcine bancroftii isolate sNarBan1 chromosome 4, sNarBan1.hap1, whole genome shotgun sequence genome harbors these coding sequences:
- the zdbf2 gene encoding DBF4-type zinc finger-containing protein 2 isoform X1, with the protein MIRYPFKSGQEVVRMHRGVCASQRCLTMPDAARPAEFLRHFCVLNFGLLKLSATLRSRTKRPQVWWMAVDHVQSSRPQRPSPCRANEAIAAAVRKCTPAWNRPTYMDMPSISAPHVPKKELADIHSYQDDQETVGTREDLPSTDSESIRSAGVRLGKDATGSQGSRAPSLPGGEPAATEEPASRGTRRTASLAAGGGTGRHGQVERRGHRLALGKRAAARGCQTPAAPSPRAGGEPRLDSGPSALRFAELRISSAAPRLRDAAGPRPPWEKTEPPAGRPGVLPSPGAGKRRRRAASRDSGEAASLSSLGSRLGCLRSGGSGSSTEWSAPLKGGCRPAANAPQPVTDARIALDDPGYQARLSTLLRSQAGAEESRAAPAEPPRRLPPSFAGMTWSEVMAEDDLRVEALVKEFKEGRYLCYFGSGRKRRRRPPLPPPATQPLAPTRGSEEPAKKAEASRCRVVKLSRGTQTSETGPPVPRRRPRGPGAPESPAPRLPSLPRSYSRILSPVQPRTLVYVLSSPVFGPAAEPASRTWPAAKVKYKRSPVRFYDPAANRIVRAPPAGLASPPHHHVRQLFRSLSPDINAGRPAEEWPRVPPRPAAGLKPKERPAPGASRVDGVQPPPLRRASPGALFGRLHVYSGPRSRRPPDGAGPARCATGYNLRGTTPATGPGPRRLRSALRRPAGRDGSPGHKVLRRGAGAGGEQGAHRRGRRQGGRRRK; encoded by the exons ATGCACAGAGGAGTGTGTGCTTCGCAGAGATGTCTGACCATGCCAG atgctgcaagacctgctgagttcctccggcacttttgtgtattaaactttGGCCTTTTGAAATTGTCTGCAACCCTCAGAAGCCGGACGAAACGACCCCAAGTTTGGTGGA TGGCAGTGGACCATGTTCAGAGCAGCCGACCCCAGAGGCCCTCCCCGTGCAGAGCAAACGAGGCTATTGCGGCTGCTGTCAGGAAGTGTACACCTGCCTGGAACAG gCCGACGTACATGGACATGCCCTCCATCAGCGCCCCGCACGTCCCCAAGAAGGAGCTGGCCGACATCCACTCGTACCAGGACGACCAGGAGACCGTCGGCACCCGGGAGGACTTGCCCAGCACGGACAGCGAGTCGATCCGATCGGCCGGCGTGCGGCTCGGAAAGGACGCCACTGGTAGCCAAGGCAGTCGCGCACCCTCGCTGCCCGGCGGGGAGCCGGCGGCCACCGAAGAGCCGGCCTCCCGAGGGACCCGCAGGACCGCGTCCCTCGCTGCGGGCGGGGGAACCGGCCGCCACGGGCAAGTGGAGCGGCGGGGACACCGCCTGGCCTTGGGCAAAAGGGCGGCGGCGAGGGGCTGCCAGACGCCCGCCGCCCCCAGCCCGCGGGCAGGCGGAGAGCCCAGGTTGGACTCGGGGCCGTCGGCGCTGAGATTCGCCGAGCTGCGCATCAGCTCGGCGGCGCCCCGGCTCCGAGACGCCGCCGGCCCGAGGCCGCCGTGGGAAAAAACGGAGCCTCCGGCCGGGAGACCTGGCGTCCTGCCGTCTCCGGGGGCGGGAAAACGCCGCCGCCGCGCAGCCTCCCGGGACAGCGGCGAGGCGGCTAGCCTCTCCTCGCTGGGCAGCCGGCTCGGTTGCCTGCGCTCCGGCGGCAGCGGCAGCAGCACGGAGTGGAGTGCCCCGCTGAAGGGCGGCTGCAGGCCGGCCGCCAACGCCCCGCAGCCGGTCACGGACGCCCGCATCGCCCTCGACGACCCGGGCTACCAGGCGCGGCTGAGCACGCTGCTACGCTCGCAGGCGGGTGCGGAGGAGTCCCGGGCCGCCCCGGCGGAACCACCTCGTCGCCTGCCGCCGTCCTTCGCCGGCATGACCTGGTCGGAGGTGATGGCCGAGGATGACCTGAGGGTCGAGGCGCTGGTCAAGGAGTTCAAGGAAGGCCGCTACCTTTGCTACTTCGGCAGTGGGAGGAAGCGGCGGCGGCGGCCTCCGCTTCCTCCCCCCGCCACCCAGCCCCTCGCCCCGACTCGGGGCAGCGAGGAACCGGCCAAGAAGGCCGAGGCCAGCCGCTGCCGGGTGGTCAAGCTGAGCCGCGGCACGCAGACCAGCGAGACCGGCCCCCCGGTGCCGAGGAGGCGGCCCCGGGGGCCCGGCGCCCCCGAAAGCCCGGCGCCGCGCTTGCCCAGCCTGCCGCGCTCCTACAGCCGCATCCTGAGCCCCGTGCAGCCCCGGACGCTGGTGTACGTGCTGTCGTCGCCCGTCTTCGGCCCGGCCGCCGAGCCAGCCTCCAGGACGTGGCCGGCCGCCAAGGTCAAGTACAAGAGGTCGCCGGTCCGCTTCTACGATCCGGCCGCCAACCGCATAGTCCGGGCGCCGCCGGCCGGCCTCGCCtcgcccccccaccaccacgtCCGCCAGCTTTTCCGGAGCCTGAGTCCGGACATCAACGCCGGCCGGCCGGCCGAGGAGTGGCCGAGGGTGCCCCCGCGGCCGGCTGCCGGGCTCAAGCCGAAGGAGCGGCCGGCCCCCGGAGCCTCCAGGGTGGACGGAGTTCAGCCGCCGCCGCTGCGCCGGGCTTCTCCCGGAGCGCTCTTCGGGCGCCTGCACGTGTACTCGGGCCCACGGAGCCGGCGGCCCCCGGATGGGGCCGGGCCGGCGCGCTGCGCCACCGGCTATAACCTGCGAGGGACCACGCCGGCCACCGGCCCGGGACCCCGCCGCCTCCGCTCGGCGCTCCGGCGGCCCGCCGGTCGGGACGGCTCGCCTGGCCACAAGGTGCTGCGGAGAGGAGCCGGGGCCGGCGGGGAGCAGGGCGCCCACCGGCGGGGCCGGAGGCAGGGTGGCCGCCGGAGAAAGTGA
- the zdbf2 gene encoding DBF4-type zinc finger-containing protein 2 isoform X2, producing MHRGVCASQRCLTMPDAARPAEFLRHFCVLNFGLLKLSATLRSRTKRPQVWWMAVDHVQSSRPQRPSPCRANEAIAAAVRKCTPAWNRPTYMDMPSISAPHVPKKELADIHSYQDDQETVGTREDLPSTDSESIRSAGVRLGKDATGSQGSRAPSLPGGEPAATEEPASRGTRRTASLAAGGGTGRHGQVERRGHRLALGKRAAARGCQTPAAPSPRAGGEPRLDSGPSALRFAELRISSAAPRLRDAAGPRPPWEKTEPPAGRPGVLPSPGAGKRRRRAASRDSGEAASLSSLGSRLGCLRSGGSGSSTEWSAPLKGGCRPAANAPQPVTDARIALDDPGYQARLSTLLRSQAGAEESRAAPAEPPRRLPPSFAGMTWSEVMAEDDLRVEALVKEFKEGRYLCYFGSGRKRRRRPPLPPPATQPLAPTRGSEEPAKKAEASRCRVVKLSRGTQTSETGPPVPRRRPRGPGAPESPAPRLPSLPRSYSRILSPVQPRTLVYVLSSPVFGPAAEPASRTWPAAKVKYKRSPVRFYDPAANRIVRAPPAGLASPPHHHVRQLFRSLSPDINAGRPAEEWPRVPPRPAAGLKPKERPAPGASRVDGVQPPPLRRASPGALFGRLHVYSGPRSRRPPDGAGPARCATGYNLRGTTPATGPGPRRLRSALRRPAGRDGSPGHKVLRRGAGAGGEQGAHRRGRRQGGRRRK from the exons ATGCACAGAGGAGTGTGTGCTTCGCAGAGATGTCTGACCATGCCAG atgctgcaagacctgctgagttcctccggcacttttgtgtattaaactttGGCCTTTTGAAATTGTCTGCAACCCTCAGAAGCCGGACGAAACGACCCCAAGTTTGGTGGA TGGCAGTGGACCATGTTCAGAGCAGCCGACCCCAGAGGCCCTCCCCGTGCAGAGCAAACGAGGCTATTGCGGCTGCTGTCAGGAAGTGTACACCTGCCTGGAACAG gCCGACGTACATGGACATGCCCTCCATCAGCGCCCCGCACGTCCCCAAGAAGGAGCTGGCCGACATCCACTCGTACCAGGACGACCAGGAGACCGTCGGCACCCGGGAGGACTTGCCCAGCACGGACAGCGAGTCGATCCGATCGGCCGGCGTGCGGCTCGGAAAGGACGCCACTGGTAGCCAAGGCAGTCGCGCACCCTCGCTGCCCGGCGGGGAGCCGGCGGCCACCGAAGAGCCGGCCTCCCGAGGGACCCGCAGGACCGCGTCCCTCGCTGCGGGCGGGGGAACCGGCCGCCACGGGCAAGTGGAGCGGCGGGGACACCGCCTGGCCTTGGGCAAAAGGGCGGCGGCGAGGGGCTGCCAGACGCCCGCCGCCCCCAGCCCGCGGGCAGGCGGAGAGCCCAGGTTGGACTCGGGGCCGTCGGCGCTGAGATTCGCCGAGCTGCGCATCAGCTCGGCGGCGCCCCGGCTCCGAGACGCCGCCGGCCCGAGGCCGCCGTGGGAAAAAACGGAGCCTCCGGCCGGGAGACCTGGCGTCCTGCCGTCTCCGGGGGCGGGAAAACGCCGCCGCCGCGCAGCCTCCCGGGACAGCGGCGAGGCGGCTAGCCTCTCCTCGCTGGGCAGCCGGCTCGGTTGCCTGCGCTCCGGCGGCAGCGGCAGCAGCACGGAGTGGAGTGCCCCGCTGAAGGGCGGCTGCAGGCCGGCCGCCAACGCCCCGCAGCCGGTCACGGACGCCCGCATCGCCCTCGACGACCCGGGCTACCAGGCGCGGCTGAGCACGCTGCTACGCTCGCAGGCGGGTGCGGAGGAGTCCCGGGCCGCCCCGGCGGAACCACCTCGTCGCCTGCCGCCGTCCTTCGCCGGCATGACCTGGTCGGAGGTGATGGCCGAGGATGACCTGAGGGTCGAGGCGCTGGTCAAGGAGTTCAAGGAAGGCCGCTACCTTTGCTACTTCGGCAGTGGGAGGAAGCGGCGGCGGCGGCCTCCGCTTCCTCCCCCCGCCACCCAGCCCCTCGCCCCGACTCGGGGCAGCGAGGAACCGGCCAAGAAGGCCGAGGCCAGCCGCTGCCGGGTGGTCAAGCTGAGCCGCGGCACGCAGACCAGCGAGACCGGCCCCCCGGTGCCGAGGAGGCGGCCCCGGGGGCCCGGCGCCCCCGAAAGCCCGGCGCCGCGCTTGCCCAGCCTGCCGCGCTCCTACAGCCGCATCCTGAGCCCCGTGCAGCCCCGGACGCTGGTGTACGTGCTGTCGTCGCCCGTCTTCGGCCCGGCCGCCGAGCCAGCCTCCAGGACGTGGCCGGCCGCCAAGGTCAAGTACAAGAGGTCGCCGGTCCGCTTCTACGATCCGGCCGCCAACCGCATAGTCCGGGCGCCGCCGGCCGGCCTCGCCtcgcccccccaccaccacgtCCGCCAGCTTTTCCGGAGCCTGAGTCCGGACATCAACGCCGGCCGGCCGGCCGAGGAGTGGCCGAGGGTGCCCCCGCGGCCGGCTGCCGGGCTCAAGCCGAAGGAGCGGCCGGCCCCCGGAGCCTCCAGGGTGGACGGAGTTCAGCCGCCGCCGCTGCGCCGGGCTTCTCCCGGAGCGCTCTTCGGGCGCCTGCACGTGTACTCGGGCCCACGGAGCCGGCGGCCCCCGGATGGGGCCGGGCCGGCGCGCTGCGCCACCGGCTATAACCTGCGAGGGACCACGCCGGCCACCGGCCCGGGACCCCGCCGCCTCCGCTCGGCGCTCCGGCGGCCCGCCGGTCGGGACGGCTCGCCTGGCCACAAGGTGCTGCGGAGAGGAGCCGGGGCCGGCGGGGAGCAGGGCGCCCACCGGCGGGGCCGGAGGCAGGGTGGCCGCCGGAGAAAGTGA
- the zdbf2 gene encoding DBF4-type zinc finger-containing protein 2 isoform X4 gives MIRYPFKSGQEVVRMHRGVCASQRCLTMPVAVDHVQSSRPQRPSPCRANEAIAAAVRKCTPAWNRPTYMDMPSISAPHVPKKELADIHSYQDDQETVGTREDLPSTDSESIRSAGVRLGKDATGSQGSRAPSLPGGEPAATEEPASRGTRRTASLAAGGGTGRHGQVERRGHRLALGKRAAARGCQTPAAPSPRAGGEPRLDSGPSALRFAELRISSAAPRLRDAAGPRPPWEKTEPPAGRPGVLPSPGAGKRRRRAASRDSGEAASLSSLGSRLGCLRSGGSGSSTEWSAPLKGGCRPAANAPQPVTDARIALDDPGYQARLSTLLRSQAGAEESRAAPAEPPRRLPPSFAGMTWSEVMAEDDLRVEALVKEFKEGRYLCYFGSGRKRRRRPPLPPPATQPLAPTRGSEEPAKKAEASRCRVVKLSRGTQTSETGPPVPRRRPRGPGAPESPAPRLPSLPRSYSRILSPVQPRTLVYVLSSPVFGPAAEPASRTWPAAKVKYKRSPVRFYDPAANRIVRAPPAGLASPPHHHVRQLFRSLSPDINAGRPAEEWPRVPPRPAAGLKPKERPAPGASRVDGVQPPPLRRASPGALFGRLHVYSGPRSRRPPDGAGPARCATGYNLRGTTPATGPGPRRLRSALRRPAGRDGSPGHKVLRRGAGAGGEQGAHRRGRRQGGRRRK, from the exons ATGCACAGAGGAGTGTGTGCTTCGCAGAGATGTCTGACCATGCCAG TGGCAGTGGACCATGTTCAGAGCAGCCGACCCCAGAGGCCCTCCCCGTGCAGAGCAAACGAGGCTATTGCGGCTGCTGTCAGGAAGTGTACACCTGCCTGGAACAG gCCGACGTACATGGACATGCCCTCCATCAGCGCCCCGCACGTCCCCAAGAAGGAGCTGGCCGACATCCACTCGTACCAGGACGACCAGGAGACCGTCGGCACCCGGGAGGACTTGCCCAGCACGGACAGCGAGTCGATCCGATCGGCCGGCGTGCGGCTCGGAAAGGACGCCACTGGTAGCCAAGGCAGTCGCGCACCCTCGCTGCCCGGCGGGGAGCCGGCGGCCACCGAAGAGCCGGCCTCCCGAGGGACCCGCAGGACCGCGTCCCTCGCTGCGGGCGGGGGAACCGGCCGCCACGGGCAAGTGGAGCGGCGGGGACACCGCCTGGCCTTGGGCAAAAGGGCGGCGGCGAGGGGCTGCCAGACGCCCGCCGCCCCCAGCCCGCGGGCAGGCGGAGAGCCCAGGTTGGACTCGGGGCCGTCGGCGCTGAGATTCGCCGAGCTGCGCATCAGCTCGGCGGCGCCCCGGCTCCGAGACGCCGCCGGCCCGAGGCCGCCGTGGGAAAAAACGGAGCCTCCGGCCGGGAGACCTGGCGTCCTGCCGTCTCCGGGGGCGGGAAAACGCCGCCGCCGCGCAGCCTCCCGGGACAGCGGCGAGGCGGCTAGCCTCTCCTCGCTGGGCAGCCGGCTCGGTTGCCTGCGCTCCGGCGGCAGCGGCAGCAGCACGGAGTGGAGTGCCCCGCTGAAGGGCGGCTGCAGGCCGGCCGCCAACGCCCCGCAGCCGGTCACGGACGCCCGCATCGCCCTCGACGACCCGGGCTACCAGGCGCGGCTGAGCACGCTGCTACGCTCGCAGGCGGGTGCGGAGGAGTCCCGGGCCGCCCCGGCGGAACCACCTCGTCGCCTGCCGCCGTCCTTCGCCGGCATGACCTGGTCGGAGGTGATGGCCGAGGATGACCTGAGGGTCGAGGCGCTGGTCAAGGAGTTCAAGGAAGGCCGCTACCTTTGCTACTTCGGCAGTGGGAGGAAGCGGCGGCGGCGGCCTCCGCTTCCTCCCCCCGCCACCCAGCCCCTCGCCCCGACTCGGGGCAGCGAGGAACCGGCCAAGAAGGCCGAGGCCAGCCGCTGCCGGGTGGTCAAGCTGAGCCGCGGCACGCAGACCAGCGAGACCGGCCCCCCGGTGCCGAGGAGGCGGCCCCGGGGGCCCGGCGCCCCCGAAAGCCCGGCGCCGCGCTTGCCCAGCCTGCCGCGCTCCTACAGCCGCATCCTGAGCCCCGTGCAGCCCCGGACGCTGGTGTACGTGCTGTCGTCGCCCGTCTTCGGCCCGGCCGCCGAGCCAGCCTCCAGGACGTGGCCGGCCGCCAAGGTCAAGTACAAGAGGTCGCCGGTCCGCTTCTACGATCCGGCCGCCAACCGCATAGTCCGGGCGCCGCCGGCCGGCCTCGCCtcgcccccccaccaccacgtCCGCCAGCTTTTCCGGAGCCTGAGTCCGGACATCAACGCCGGCCGGCCGGCCGAGGAGTGGCCGAGGGTGCCCCCGCGGCCGGCTGCCGGGCTCAAGCCGAAGGAGCGGCCGGCCCCCGGAGCCTCCAGGGTGGACGGAGTTCAGCCGCCGCCGCTGCGCCGGGCTTCTCCCGGAGCGCTCTTCGGGCGCCTGCACGTGTACTCGGGCCCACGGAGCCGGCGGCCCCCGGATGGGGCCGGGCCGGCGCGCTGCGCCACCGGCTATAACCTGCGAGGGACCACGCCGGCCACCGGCCCGGGACCCCGCCGCCTCCGCTCGGCGCTCCGGCGGCCCGCCGGTCGGGACGGCTCGCCTGGCCACAAGGTGCTGCGGAGAGGAGCCGGGGCCGGCGGGGAGCAGGGCGCCCACCGGCGGGGCCGGAGGCAGGGTGGCCGCCGGAGAAAGTGA
- the zdbf2 gene encoding DBF4-type zinc finger-containing protein 2 isoform X5, with protein sequence MHRGVCASQRCLTMPVAVDHVQSSRPQRPSPCRANEAIAAAVRKCTPAWNRPTYMDMPSISAPHVPKKELADIHSYQDDQETVGTREDLPSTDSESIRSAGVRLGKDATGSQGSRAPSLPGGEPAATEEPASRGTRRTASLAAGGGTGRHGQVERRGHRLALGKRAAARGCQTPAAPSPRAGGEPRLDSGPSALRFAELRISSAAPRLRDAAGPRPPWEKTEPPAGRPGVLPSPGAGKRRRRAASRDSGEAASLSSLGSRLGCLRSGGSGSSTEWSAPLKGGCRPAANAPQPVTDARIALDDPGYQARLSTLLRSQAGAEESRAAPAEPPRRLPPSFAGMTWSEVMAEDDLRVEALVKEFKEGRYLCYFGSGRKRRRRPPLPPPATQPLAPTRGSEEPAKKAEASRCRVVKLSRGTQTSETGPPVPRRRPRGPGAPESPAPRLPSLPRSYSRILSPVQPRTLVYVLSSPVFGPAAEPASRTWPAAKVKYKRSPVRFYDPAANRIVRAPPAGLASPPHHHVRQLFRSLSPDINAGRPAEEWPRVPPRPAAGLKPKERPAPGASRVDGVQPPPLRRASPGALFGRLHVYSGPRSRRPPDGAGPARCATGYNLRGTTPATGPGPRRLRSALRRPAGRDGSPGHKVLRRGAGAGGEQGAHRRGRRQGGRRRK encoded by the exons ATGCACAGAGGAGTGTGTGCTTCGCAGAGATGTCTGACCATGCCAG TGGCAGTGGACCATGTTCAGAGCAGCCGACCCCAGAGGCCCTCCCCGTGCAGAGCAAACGAGGCTATTGCGGCTGCTGTCAGGAAGTGTACACCTGCCTGGAACAG gCCGACGTACATGGACATGCCCTCCATCAGCGCCCCGCACGTCCCCAAGAAGGAGCTGGCCGACATCCACTCGTACCAGGACGACCAGGAGACCGTCGGCACCCGGGAGGACTTGCCCAGCACGGACAGCGAGTCGATCCGATCGGCCGGCGTGCGGCTCGGAAAGGACGCCACTGGTAGCCAAGGCAGTCGCGCACCCTCGCTGCCCGGCGGGGAGCCGGCGGCCACCGAAGAGCCGGCCTCCCGAGGGACCCGCAGGACCGCGTCCCTCGCTGCGGGCGGGGGAACCGGCCGCCACGGGCAAGTGGAGCGGCGGGGACACCGCCTGGCCTTGGGCAAAAGGGCGGCGGCGAGGGGCTGCCAGACGCCCGCCGCCCCCAGCCCGCGGGCAGGCGGAGAGCCCAGGTTGGACTCGGGGCCGTCGGCGCTGAGATTCGCCGAGCTGCGCATCAGCTCGGCGGCGCCCCGGCTCCGAGACGCCGCCGGCCCGAGGCCGCCGTGGGAAAAAACGGAGCCTCCGGCCGGGAGACCTGGCGTCCTGCCGTCTCCGGGGGCGGGAAAACGCCGCCGCCGCGCAGCCTCCCGGGACAGCGGCGAGGCGGCTAGCCTCTCCTCGCTGGGCAGCCGGCTCGGTTGCCTGCGCTCCGGCGGCAGCGGCAGCAGCACGGAGTGGAGTGCCCCGCTGAAGGGCGGCTGCAGGCCGGCCGCCAACGCCCCGCAGCCGGTCACGGACGCCCGCATCGCCCTCGACGACCCGGGCTACCAGGCGCGGCTGAGCACGCTGCTACGCTCGCAGGCGGGTGCGGAGGAGTCCCGGGCCGCCCCGGCGGAACCACCTCGTCGCCTGCCGCCGTCCTTCGCCGGCATGACCTGGTCGGAGGTGATGGCCGAGGATGACCTGAGGGTCGAGGCGCTGGTCAAGGAGTTCAAGGAAGGCCGCTACCTTTGCTACTTCGGCAGTGGGAGGAAGCGGCGGCGGCGGCCTCCGCTTCCTCCCCCCGCCACCCAGCCCCTCGCCCCGACTCGGGGCAGCGAGGAACCGGCCAAGAAGGCCGAGGCCAGCCGCTGCCGGGTGGTCAAGCTGAGCCGCGGCACGCAGACCAGCGAGACCGGCCCCCCGGTGCCGAGGAGGCGGCCCCGGGGGCCCGGCGCCCCCGAAAGCCCGGCGCCGCGCTTGCCCAGCCTGCCGCGCTCCTACAGCCGCATCCTGAGCCCCGTGCAGCCCCGGACGCTGGTGTACGTGCTGTCGTCGCCCGTCTTCGGCCCGGCCGCCGAGCCAGCCTCCAGGACGTGGCCGGCCGCCAAGGTCAAGTACAAGAGGTCGCCGGTCCGCTTCTACGATCCGGCCGCCAACCGCATAGTCCGGGCGCCGCCGGCCGGCCTCGCCtcgcccccccaccaccacgtCCGCCAGCTTTTCCGGAGCCTGAGTCCGGACATCAACGCCGGCCGGCCGGCCGAGGAGTGGCCGAGGGTGCCCCCGCGGCCGGCTGCCGGGCTCAAGCCGAAGGAGCGGCCGGCCCCCGGAGCCTCCAGGGTGGACGGAGTTCAGCCGCCGCCGCTGCGCCGGGCTTCTCCCGGAGCGCTCTTCGGGCGCCTGCACGTGTACTCGGGCCCACGGAGCCGGCGGCCCCCGGATGGGGCCGGGCCGGCGCGCTGCGCCACCGGCTATAACCTGCGAGGGACCACGCCGGCCACCGGCCCGGGACCCCGCCGCCTCCGCTCGGCGCTCCGGCGGCCCGCCGGTCGGGACGGCTCGCCTGGCCACAAGGTGCTGCGGAGAGGAGCCGGGGCCGGCGGGGAGCAGGGCGCCCACCGGCGGGGCCGGAGGCAGGGTGGCCGCCGGAGAAAGTGA
- the zdbf2 gene encoding DBF4-type zinc finger-containing protein 2 isoform X3 has product MSDHASGSGPCSEQPTPEALPVQSKRGYCGCCQEVYTCLEQHLQSARHRQSAGEPRNPGAMKSLMDRFLQDVIQYHPSHYKDTRPTYMDMPSISAPHVPKKELADIHSYQDDQETVGTREDLPSTDSESIRSAGVRLGKDATGSQGSRAPSLPGGEPAATEEPASRGTRRTASLAAGGGTGRHGQVERRGHRLALGKRAAARGCQTPAAPSPRAGGEPRLDSGPSALRFAELRISSAAPRLRDAAGPRPPWEKTEPPAGRPGVLPSPGAGKRRRRAASRDSGEAASLSSLGSRLGCLRSGGSGSSTEWSAPLKGGCRPAANAPQPVTDARIALDDPGYQARLSTLLRSQAGAEESRAAPAEPPRRLPPSFAGMTWSEVMAEDDLRVEALVKEFKEGRYLCYFGSGRKRRRRPPLPPPATQPLAPTRGSEEPAKKAEASRCRVVKLSRGTQTSETGPPVPRRRPRGPGAPESPAPRLPSLPRSYSRILSPVQPRTLVYVLSSPVFGPAAEPASRTWPAAKVKYKRSPVRFYDPAANRIVRAPPAGLASPPHHHVRQLFRSLSPDINAGRPAEEWPRVPPRPAAGLKPKERPAPGASRVDGVQPPPLRRASPGALFGRLHVYSGPRSRRPPDGAGPARCATGYNLRGTTPATGPGPRRLRSALRRPAGRDGSPGHKVLRRGAGAGGEQGAHRRGRRQGGRRRK; this is encoded by the exons ATGTCTGACCATGCCAG TGGCAGTGGACCATGTTCAGAGCAGCCGACCCCAGAGGCCCTCCCCGTGCAGAGCAAACGAGGCTATTGCGGCTGCTGTCAGGAAGTGTACACCTGCCTGGAACAG CACCTGCAGAGTGCCCGGCACAGACAGTCTGCTGGCGAGCCCCGGAATCCGGGGGCGATGAAAAGTCTCATGGATCGCTTCCTGCAGGATGTAATCCAGTACCATCCCTCCCACTACAAGGACACCAG gCCGACGTACATGGACATGCCCTCCATCAGCGCCCCGCACGTCCCCAAGAAGGAGCTGGCCGACATCCACTCGTACCAGGACGACCAGGAGACCGTCGGCACCCGGGAGGACTTGCCCAGCACGGACAGCGAGTCGATCCGATCGGCCGGCGTGCGGCTCGGAAAGGACGCCACTGGTAGCCAAGGCAGTCGCGCACCCTCGCTGCCCGGCGGGGAGCCGGCGGCCACCGAAGAGCCGGCCTCCCGAGGGACCCGCAGGACCGCGTCCCTCGCTGCGGGCGGGGGAACCGGCCGCCACGGGCAAGTGGAGCGGCGGGGACACCGCCTGGCCTTGGGCAAAAGGGCGGCGGCGAGGGGCTGCCAGACGCCCGCCGCCCCCAGCCCGCGGGCAGGCGGAGAGCCCAGGTTGGACTCGGGGCCGTCGGCGCTGAGATTCGCCGAGCTGCGCATCAGCTCGGCGGCGCCCCGGCTCCGAGACGCCGCCGGCCCGAGGCCGCCGTGGGAAAAAACGGAGCCTCCGGCCGGGAGACCTGGCGTCCTGCCGTCTCCGGGGGCGGGAAAACGCCGCCGCCGCGCAGCCTCCCGGGACAGCGGCGAGGCGGCTAGCCTCTCCTCGCTGGGCAGCCGGCTCGGTTGCCTGCGCTCCGGCGGCAGCGGCAGCAGCACGGAGTGGAGTGCCCCGCTGAAGGGCGGCTGCAGGCCGGCCGCCAACGCCCCGCAGCCGGTCACGGACGCCCGCATCGCCCTCGACGACCCGGGCTACCAGGCGCGGCTGAGCACGCTGCTACGCTCGCAGGCGGGTGCGGAGGAGTCCCGGGCCGCCCCGGCGGAACCACCTCGTCGCCTGCCGCCGTCCTTCGCCGGCATGACCTGGTCGGAGGTGATGGCCGAGGATGACCTGAGGGTCGAGGCGCTGGTCAAGGAGTTCAAGGAAGGCCGCTACCTTTGCTACTTCGGCAGTGGGAGGAAGCGGCGGCGGCGGCCTCCGCTTCCTCCCCCCGCCACCCAGCCCCTCGCCCCGACTCGGGGCAGCGAGGAACCGGCCAAGAAGGCCGAGGCCAGCCGCTGCCGGGTGGTCAAGCTGAGCCGCGGCACGCAGACCAGCGAGACCGGCCCCCCGGTGCCGAGGAGGCGGCCCCGGGGGCCCGGCGCCCCCGAAAGCCCGGCGCCGCGCTTGCCCAGCCTGCCGCGCTCCTACAGCCGCATCCTGAGCCCCGTGCAGCCCCGGACGCTGGTGTACGTGCTGTCGTCGCCCGTCTTCGGCCCGGCCGCCGAGCCAGCCTCCAGGACGTGGCCGGCCGCCAAGGTCAAGTACAAGAGGTCGCCGGTCCGCTTCTACGATCCGGCCGCCAACCGCATAGTCCGGGCGCCGCCGGCCGGCCTCGCCtcgcccccccaccaccacgtCCGCCAGCTTTTCCGGAGCCTGAGTCCGGACATCAACGCCGGCCGGCCGGCCGAGGAGTGGCCGAGGGTGCCCCCGCGGCCGGCTGCCGGGCTCAAGCCGAAGGAGCGGCCGGCCCCCGGAGCCTCCAGGGTGGACGGAGTTCAGCCGCCGCCGCTGCGCCGGGCTTCTCCCGGAGCGCTCTTCGGGCGCCTGCACGTGTACTCGGGCCCACGGAGCCGGCGGCCCCCGGATGGGGCCGGGCCGGCGCGCTGCGCCACCGGCTATAACCTGCGAGGGACCACGCCGGCCACCGGCCCGGGACCCCGCCGCCTCCGCTCGGCGCTCCGGCGGCCCGCCGGTCGGGACGGCTCGCCTGGCCACAAGGTGCTGCGGAGAGGAGCCGGGGCCGGCGGGGAGCAGGGCGCCCACCGGCGGGGCCGGAGGCAGGGTGGCCGCCGGAGAAAGTGA